Genomic window (Oryza sativa Japonica Group chromosome 3, ASM3414082v1):
ggaagacaAAGAGTTGGAGGgcgggaagaggaaggagataAGGCTCCCTCCATTCTTTTTGTAGCTAGATCCGCCCCTAACGGGGGTGACCGCATGAAAATCGGGAAGTTGGATCAAGTTAGCCACCAATACCAACATCACTACATTTGGTTTTGATCATAACAATAAGTAGCAAATGACTATAATAACATTTTAATTGTTTATACGTACtaccttcgtcctaaaatataataacatttgAACAGATAGGACATACCGTAGTATGTTTAAATTCATTGTattagattcattttttttttatgttttagaGAAGTGTTTTACCCGGCCTCCATCTAACCGGATATATGCAACCTTTTAAATTTAGAACTTAACCATAGAAATATAGGCGTAAAAGGATACGATCATAAATTTGCACATCAGTGCGGAGGCGCAGTTGTAGAAGTGAGAGGCACAGAACAACGGAAGGAAGTACGCTTGATGCGATTGTTCACGAAGTTGGCACGGCGCGCTCGGTGGCAGCTGATCGGCGGTTAGAGATGTGGAGGTTGTGGCTTGCCCGATGGCTCAAAGTGGAGATCGGAAGATGCTGTGCTCGTGGCTTACGACGCCTGGCCCGCGGGCCAAGAGGAGGTCATGCTGCTGACACTAGTACAAAACCGGCCATCCCAATCGGGCTATCCGTGACGAAGGCAAGAGGCCCGTCACAAAGAAATTCATCTTTGTCGAGCCACAAAAAGCCTCGTCAAAGATGGCCCGAGAGAAGTGGAAACTTAGTCCCCCAGGGTAGGGCCCATCACGGATAACCATCAACCGTGACAGGGTGTGGTTGAAGCCTGTTAAGGTCATCCGTGACGAGCTGCAATAAAGGCCCGGTACCGATGaaggtcatccgtgacgggcccaGTGTTGAGGCCCAAGAAAGATGAGGATGaaacccgtcacggatgagtctTAATCTTTATCGGTCTTTACTtgaggcccgtcacggatgacccaTACTGTAAATACCCCCCCTACTTCGGAATAAAAGTAGTTGCGACCAGTCACAAATGCTCCAAACAACCTCAAATTAAAACTTAtcctatatgaaagttgtagacagtgatgagatctataactttaaATTGACCATATTTGAATTAGATAGTTTATATGCCTAAATATGCATTATAAGTAATGAGATATATTCTGAAAAATGCAATTTTGAATGTTCCAAATGATCTCCGATGGAAACATGCCCTATATCAAAGTCAAAGGGTtagatgagatctacaactttgtaattGACAATATTTTCTTTTGAGTTTGTTTACATCCCCAAATATGTTTTATAAGTGATGTGAtctatttctaaaatattttttgaatttttcaaacaACTTTGGATGTGAGACATgcaccaacacatgtcttttctgcacactttgtcctcactcgtgtgcacccgggaagaatttcccggtcgatcacccatcccaaattgctccaggccaagcacgcttaaccctggagttctttggaaatcggcttctgaaaaaaaaagttgcaacttgttgatataaGTATTCTATCGATCCTATTAAGCTctaggccgggatgtcacaACAATAGTCAAAAGAATAAAATTTGAAGACCTATCAACATTTGGTCTATAGATGAGATGGTGAGATTAGTTTGCTTATGTTGAGAGGTCCTAGGTTTGAATCCTACTATTGGCACAAATATAAAAGTCACTTGAAAAATTATGAACTTCTAGCTGGTGATGTGTGACCATGGTTGGAATGTCCTAGTAATATAGAAAATAGTTTTAGGTCTATTTTTTTTGCATTTAGAATTCAAAAATCGTAAATTCTCATCCGTGAAGGTTCGTAATTACGagccgtcacggatgagtcaTTCGTGACGGGTGGTAACTTACCACCCGACaaagatgagtcatccgtgtcgagccttttttttttgcatttagaATTCAAAAATCGTAAATTCTCATACGTGAAGGCTAAATTCTCATCCGTGAAGGTTCATAATTACGagccgtcacggatgagtcatccgtgacggatGGTAACTTACCACCCGACaaagatgagtcatccgtgtcGGACTGGAGAACCTATCCGTGAAGGGTTTGATTTGGGGCCGACATAGATATGTATCATCCATGTCGGACCATGGCCTGACACAAATGATAGTTTCACATCACCGACCAATAATCACTGACCACGCACGTTTCCAACACAGATGAGGGTTTTGCCCTGTTACGGATGACCGGTTCTGTAGTAGTGTGGCCGTTTGCGGGCATAGTGATAGAACTGCAGTTCAATCATTACCGActaatgaaagaaaaaaattcaaaattatccTTAATCACAAAATAGTAATTTACTAATATATTCTTATAAATCCACTGTTCGGATTATTTCAACTGGTAGTCTAATAAAGACCACTATATAGTGGTGCTCTTGATATATAGGTGACATGTGAGCAGGGCAAAACTTTGCAATCACAAGACAAGCGGCATCGTGCAGATAATTCACAGAATGCTATTTTCTTATAATAGACTTATCGATAGAATATTACTCCGAATGCTGAACTCTATAAAACGTCACCCTCAACAACCGCTaagctagtattttttttccattggaAAGATGTCCAGtctattttaattaatttctttcCCACATCCTTGGGTAGACGGAAAGGCCAGTATTCTCCGTCAAATCAGGCAATGCATCTATGTCACGCATCCCTTTCCCTTTCCCGgggcccctctctctctccctctctctctctctctcgatggaGACAACGAGAATTGCCATGACGGCCCACCAACGTCTCGAATTCTGGATTATTTGCCACCTCGGAGATTCCCTATATTTGTTGGTTTATCATGATCGCACGATCCGGGTGTTCGATAGAAGATCATCAGTGGCAAGTGGGGCTGGATAtcgagccagctcggctcggctcggctcgctccagctcgttaggataacgagctggcttgaaagctcgagctagctcgtttaGCTCGTGAGCCAGAGCAATAAAACAAGGGATGAGCTTAAGCATAGAAAAAAACATAGCAAATCCTAACATCAACACGCACATAGCAAGCACAAAAGCATTCGCATCACTTCATCACATAGCAAGCACGCAAGCATCAGCATCACTTCATCAAGCAAGAAGTCAAGAACATATAAGGCCAACTAGAAACAAAAAGGGTTGTAGCTGATGCAGTCGTAGCAAGGTCGGCAGGTTTGCTTGACCCTGCCGAAGCTTGCTCGTCGTCGACGCCATTCATGCCGACGCCATCCTCCATCCGGTGGCCTCTCCTTGTTTGTTGCTTGTTGCCCACCGTTCTCCGCTGGTGTTAGGAGGGTTGGGGGATTGGGGCGGCAGGCAGGAGAGACGATGTCACGATCTTGATAGCCTGAGGGGAGAGATGTGGGTGGagggctggcggtggcggcgcagcgaggGGAGAGATggcgggtggcggtggcgtggaGAGTGGCGGTTGGCAGCGGAGAGTGGTGGTTGGCGGCTTGGCGCCTTGGCGCGGTCACGCTCACGTGGCGGCGCCGATGCCCGATGGCGAAgggggttggcggcggcggggaccgGCGTCGATGTGCACGATGGGGAACGGCGCTATGGGGAATCAGGCAATCGGCAAGGGGATGCACTGGTCATTGGTGGCAACTAGGGGTATTACCgtattagggttagggtttttgaTGCAATATATATTTGGGCCAATGGGCCTTCCGTGTGTGGGCTGCCTATGGATCTGTGTGGCCTGGTTACCCTAGCTCGTTAAGGCTCACGAGCAActcgcgagccagctcgagctggctcgttatctctaacgagctGAAATGCCAGCTCGGCTCATTAGGAATATCAAACGAACCAAGTCGAGCTTGTCATGAGTCGAGCGAGCTAACGAACCACGAGCTTCCTGTCCACCCCTAGTAGCAAGGGTGAAGGCGCTATAGCGTTAGGTCGGGAGAATGGCAATGGTGAGCTAGAGCCTGACTAGGTGGAGGGCTGCGGCCTTCCTCCTATGTCGGAGGAGAGGCGCTGGATTGCATGGGTATGGAGCAATCCAACTATATTAAAGAAGGGGCGTATGCTCTTTTTACGTGCCAGAAtatgactacacagctagtggtagctggtttgtctaaaccagctaccactccatctataaGAGACACCATACACCTATACtttaaatacaattttctcttaaactactcatccaatctacgatccgattacaccgttgtattcgtaccaattaaatctttacaacaagatctcacatgactatattttaataaaaaatcacaaattacttttatgatatgtctaaattacttttagatttcactaagttacttctaagacatacaaaagtaaatttagtaaagcttaaaagtaatttacatatatcatagaagtaacttataacaaaaagaaaaagaaagtaactttaattaatattttttttcattgaacaaattatcatatatataagttatttttatatttgattaaaatacttcctaaaagctctgaggtgattacttttattattgtttttagttaattccataatttgtgctgattaatttaatttctagatagagtcatgtttttatctctacaatggatttacttcaaatgacatgccaaagttacattcgttttgttctaagttacttctataatatatgtaaattacttctaggctttactgaatttacttttgtatgtctaagaagtaacttagtgaaatctaaaagtaatttagatatatcataaaagtaatttgtgatttttcatcaaaatataatcatgtgagatcttgttataaagatttaattgttacgaacacaacggtgtaatcggattatagatcggataagtaatttaagagaaaaattcataagaagaaaaaaatatgcacAACCTAATAGCAAAAACTACTTACATGCATGTCTGTAACGCTAGTAGTACTTCTCACGTAATTATCCGTGTCGCTCGTTAAGTCAAAATCGAGATGCCTCTCGAAATAGATTTTACGGCCAGAATATGTAAATGAAATATAACTGATGGTTCTGTcgatattggattggttcaagCACGTGGCACGATAATTTACGAGTGAATTGGAGAATTCAACAGTataggaaagaagaaaaataaaaaggcaCTCTAGCGTGTGTGTCCGCTGGTCGGTGCCTAACTGGGTAAAAGCTTAAAAAGGTCATGCGTGCCTGTCCTAATTGTGTTGCACCCCCTCACGCCATTCGTGCTAGAGTTTCTTGTGTGTGACCGCCTCGACTAATCGTGCATGCAATGGGTAGATAGAAattaaatacttcctccattttccattttatattataagatctTTTAACATtacccacatttatatatatattaataaatctagatatagatgtgtgcctagatttattaacatctatataaatgtgagcaatgctagaaagtcttataacctgaaacggaggtagtagcaagTAAGCAAAAATAGCGCaaagttttaaaaagaaatgagaaaaagaagttggaatattttttaagaaagaaaTCTTTGCATAAATATAGTATACACTATATTACGGGTTAAATCTGAAATTAAGATGTTGTTAGCTTCATAGTCTCAACTTGCCACGCCTGAGTTTAGTTGTGCCACAACTTATTTGGTAATCGTTTAATTGTTTGCCACAACACTCACCACACTTATAGTCCCACCTGTCAATAACTTAATTTGTAACAAATTTGTATAAGGCGTGGTTAAGAATTTGCTAAGCACAACTTTTATGGCAAACCACAGCTTACCTCAAATGTGGTTTTGCAAAGTTAATCACTACTCCCACCATTCAAAAGTCTTGATTCTATTTTATTTCCTCTTTTTCCCAATAAAAAGAGCATGTTTGTAGTCTCCATGCATTTAAAACTTAAATGGAGTTATCATTTTGTTTTGTCGtgataaattaaattgttgactCAACACGAGCAATCGTCTTAATAtttattggttgcatgcttaCAGTTTCTTGGTTTTTGTTACACGATgatgagaattttttttaagtcttGTTGACAAAAGAAATACCATGAATTAGATTTTTGAATAGAGGAAGCCCATAAATATGGAGAGAGCCCAcaaatggaaaaagtacaccgaaggtccctcaacttatcatcgaattacaaaatcgtcccccaacctaaaaccagatatataatATCCCTTAACTTACAGAACTGTTCGTTTTACATCCTTTGGTAGTTTTGACcttggttttatcctacgtggtgggtgagtcagcatgggacccacgtgggccccacatgtcaggacaCCACATCAtcacctctctctttcccctcctctccctctctctttcccctcctctcctttccttctctctctctctatctctcatcTTCCTCTGGGCAAGTtggccggcggtggggaggaggtcggaCGGCCGGCTggtgatgcggcggcggcgacgtggcggcggcaacacgggaaagggggagggaggTGGCTGCGGGAGCACGGGGGAGATCGAGCATTGACGAATGACGCCGTCATcgcgaggaaggaggaggtaGGGGGAAGCGGGCGGCAGTGGAGGAGCTTCATCGTTGCGTTGACCGCGGGTGCGACGAGCTGCGTCAGCGGCGGTCGGAGGTCtccgcggcgagggaggagagaggagcggTGGAGAAGCGGGAaaaggggagggaggcggcgacgggagcACAGGGGAGATCGAGCACAACggccggcggagcggcaccGCGCGAAGCCGGCTCAGGTCTGCCATCGCATTGACGAacgacgccgtcgtcgcgaGGAAGGAGGATGCGGGGGGAAgcgggcggaggtggaggagctcCGGCGTTGCGTTGACCCCGGGCGCGACGAGCTGCGTCGGCAGCGATCGGAGGTcgccgcggcgagggaggagcgtcctcctcctcctcgaacctgttgccatcgtcgtcatcatcatccgccaccgccaccgccctgccccgctccgcgccgccggcttcgcgcgccaccgcctcgccggccttctctgcccgccgccacctcgccggctTCACGTGGTgccgctccgcctcgccgttTCCCCACTCTGTTCGCTGTCGTGCTCGATCTCCCtcgtgctcccgccgccgactccctccccttctcccgtgtcgtcgccgccgtatCGCCGGCCGGTCGTTTGACCTCCTCGTCCcagcgacctcctccccaccgccggccaGCCTGCCCAGCGGGAGATgaatgagagaaagagaggagaaaaggagaggagaggataaagAGAGCTAATGATGTGGcgtactgacatgtggggcccatgtgggtcccgcgCTGACTCAcccgccacgtaggataaaaccagaTTAAAAACCGCTGAAGGATGTAaaatgaacggttttgtaagttatgagatgttatatatctggttttacggttggggTACGATTTTATAAttcaatgacaagttgagggacctccggtgacaAATACGATGCCAAATGGGCAAATTGGGCCAGAAAACCAAGCACGTACCGTACCAGCTCCCTGCCTCCCTGTTGCTGCTGTTCGCGAGATGGACCAACGCCCACGGCTTATCGGTGCTGGTGCCGCTTACCTGATGCAAGCTATATCTATGGCCCAAGACCAATGGAGCCCAAGCAGCCCAACAGCTCTCCTCTAatcttctttgtttttttttctttttcatcaatTATTTCGAAGCATCACAGAGCTCCCATGAACTGCTTGAGATGTCTACCTCCGTGTTTTTAGTATACGACCGCAGTTGACTTTTGCATAGTTCATTTGACTATCTGTTTTTCATAAAATACTTATGACATACTCCTTTTTCCCATAAAAAAGTCAACATAGTAAAAGATATGACACCTTATTCTGGATagctagattggttttttataaaATAGAGGAAATATATGCTAAAAGTATTTTTGAGGATAGATCTAGACGACGCCAATCAAGAATATTATCATAAACAACTCTATGGCATACTATGGTGAACCTTGAATCGAAACATTATTTTATTAGAGAATTTTAGAATTTTGTCTGGGTCGATTAACCCCGATGAAAAGATCTAGCTAGCTTCACCCTGTTTCTTTTCATTTTAAGTAATTTAATAAATATCATTGAAACTACGTCataaaattatcatatatacttaAAAATATTGGTAAAATCGGAAGGTACACTAGAAAGTAATGAAGCCTAGCTGCTAGATTTGCCCCAGAATATCCTatatttctagaaaaaaaaatcaaatggtaGAAACAACGTAAATTAAAAGATTGTATGAAACTTTGTAATCCTGAGAATGATTTTCACAATacgtttttctttttgcaaaatacTACAAATCCAGGAATTATATGTAAAactttcgtgctttttgaaatttctgtaattttaagaaaacatactttccttttttttttaaccctaATAGCATCCATAGTAGCTCATCAATGTCGAACAATCCAGCCATTCAACCCAACAATCACTATAAAAAAACGACTTTTCTATACAAGAACCCTTACTTATAGGTTGCAAGCGGATCGCAACAGGTCACGTCCGCAAAAGTCAAATCAccattttcgcatacggctccTTAAAAGACCCGTatgtaaaaatctatttttacaCGAGGGTCACTTAGGGGCTGCATGTAAAAATAAGCATATTTTTCTATACAGTGCTCTTAAGggaccgcatgcaaaaatagattttcgcatgCAGGCCTCTTAAGTGGATCGCATGGAAAAATACCTCCCTTCTCCACAGATATTTTCTCCCCTCCTATCTCTTTTAATTCTCAtaacttcaaaattttcaactcttctcctctctctctctctcttcctttcctctcctctccctcctctctctctctttttctcctctcttcgcCTTCTCACCGAGGGGTAGGCGGTGTTGGCGCGTGCGCGAAGAGggctggcggcgacggcaagcgggcAGCGGCCGGCGTGCGGATCCGTCACCCTCCAACCTCGGGAACGGGCGGCCAATGGGCGGATCCGTCATCCCGACCTCGGGAATGGTGACAGCGGCAGGCAGTGGAGGCGGGAATCAGGCTGCCTGCGcacggatccgccgcccccgACCTCGGGGGCAACGACAACGTGTGGATCCACCACCCCTACCTCGGGAGCGACGGCGGTGcgcggatccgccgcccccgACCTCAGGAGCGGCGGGCGACGATGACAGTGACggggggctagggttttggattttttttcaccaaattTATTTTCACATATGGTTGGTATTTATGGCCGCAAAGATTTTCGCATACGGTTGCGCTGGCCGCATAGAAAACTTCAAATTTTACAGACATTTTGGTGCAAGCGGGCCACTCATCTCCATACAAAGATCAGATCTAGCCGTATGGAAAAACGACTTTTGTAATAGTTAACATTATTGACCAGCATATATGTTATTAACCAACagctttttttatttgtttcaaccaaaatttaaatccaTTAAAAGTTCGTTTTGAAAGTATGTCATAAAAGATTATATAAATTTTCTATGTTTTAAATGATGGTTTATGCTTTACAGTATGCTTAAAGCCAACAGTCGCACTGATTCTTACTAGGCTTAAGCCGTTCACAATATAATGTTAAAATATATAAGAGACATTGTATAAAGTGACATTTTGAAGTGTGTAATCATGCTAGAAATTATGTTCGGAGCTGAACTTACCAAAAGTTGCCATAGATTTTAATCTAACTTGTTTAAGGTGTGCCTAATAAAATTGAAGCCACAATTTAACTAGCAAGAGAAAACCTTGCTATACTTTTTGTGCTATTGACATGTAAGACCAATttgatgaagaagaaaatgtCCCCCAAGTGTGGCTATGAATCAAACACATGGCTAATATGATGTGACCATCAAGTATATACATACAACGAAgcatgagaaatataaaacattGCCAAAGAATACATCGGATAATTGGAGAATCTACGAGATATTAAAGTCTAATGAGTTTTGAAATCCAGTTTGACCTCTGGAGACAGtactgacttcaaacggacctaacGCCTTTATGCCAATttcgatttgggtgatcttggacttcgtGGAAAGCTTATCTCGATACCTTTTAAACGCATCCGGTCTCATGTCCAAATTTAtctcgagtcaacgggaatcaCCAAAACAAGCTAGTGCTGTTActgaaaccgaacttgggccttgggccttgtaataaACTAGGCCCATCTCGaaagtgtctccctccacctccacgaattagcacttagccctagctttattttcctctataaatagctttgtacatcctcaaaaacaattgggttttgtttagttgaattttgccaagtgccattcaccttgtctctagtcctcgtTCGATTAGTTGGCGACTATTGGttcagagcccccaatagttggtgtgtttatttgccgggtcgattagatctaccacttcaatcgcaactattcctttgtgcttaattacctattcgcaatatttagattgcatcttatcttgttcttgcagtgttctctcgtttgcattgcaggaatcatcaaccgcgcgtcacggttggtacgacatcgtttgtggtgtagcaATTGTACGGCGTCCTGGACTtattctggttggtagccacgtcgcaaacgtcgtactcgatcaaagcgagagttatcccctcaccagaagatcgggccacaagagagagcgtcatcagtttggtatcagagctgggcccttgttaagggggtgggaatgatgaggacatcctccactattacccgctggcaaagacgcaAAAGTCGGACGGCGACCGTgcgagcctctgaataatcccaccttgcatagcttgggaggaggaagccaccttaaaagggagagccacccttcccctattggactagtcttttagggtgattgggcctttccccgagtaggtgtgcctatgaactgttggggtccgggcaaccttaatttgttgggCCTCGGCTAACCCTATAtgggccggattgttatcatAATATGGTCAAACATCACACTAAAAAACAGCTATAGGTGCTAGTTTTCCCAACCGACACCCATCCTTTGAGATTctatgaataaaaaaaaagctggCTCGATGAAGCTCTCTCCATCTTTATCATTTCTAAGATCAACATCATCCCCATCAACCAAACACAATCAAAATCATCAGCAAAATCATCCAAACACAATCACAGTCACTAGAATCCCCTGGCTTCCCCATTGTCGTGCCGTCAATCTAGTTGAGTTGTCCCTATCGTCATGTCAGCCAGCGACGGACAGGAGGTTGCGCCCCACCGCGGTGGAGAGGGGAAGAGCAGCAGTGGGacgccggggagagagagaagaggcgaGGGACGGAGAGGAGGAGAATCGCCGTTGTGGGGAGCCCATTGCCTCCCCTCTCGCTAGATCTGGCGAAGGAGAGGGCGCTGCCActaccgccgcctcccctgACCAGATCTGGAGGAGGGGAGCCCGCGGCCTTCCCGCTTGCCGAATCTGGTGGAGGGAAGAGCGTCGGTGCTACCACTGCTCCTCTCTCGTTGGATCTGGCAAAGGAAAGCCCGCCATCGCCAGTGGAAGCCGCCGATGCCATTGCCTCCGCCTGATCCGCCGCCGTCATCACGGAGGCCACTGCATCCCCTCCCACCACCTTCCCTTTCGCGCAGATCTGGTGGATGGGAGGATGTggccgctgcctcccctccatCGGATCTGGCGAAGGGAAGCGCATGGTCGTCGCCACGAGAGAGACgttagagagagatagagacgtgagagagaaagagagaagtgtgggagagagggagggcagGTGCTGACGAGTAGATAAGGTCGGTGCTTGGCTTGCTGGCTCGGTTCGTTTTGGTagctttttcaaaaaaaacgaCATCTACAATATGGTGTCGGTTTTTGTCAGGAACCAGCACTTCCAGTTGTTTAAAGGTGccaattttttctattttcagcAAATGGAGATGGTAAAACACTACTATGTGTCAGTTTTAACTGTTTAGGTACGTATAGGCCCGATCtctaattgtttttttatagtGCTTGCCTCACTTGAGGTGTGAAATTGTGGCATATTATTGttatcaacaaaaaaaacaccTAATATTTTATCAAACCCCGTTCTAAAAACTAAAAAGTAGCatttcattcattttttttcctcaggTAAAGCGCATACGGCATATCCCCTGTTCATAGTTAACACGAAATTTAACAACAGACAAACAAACAGTACGTGCGCTGCAAGTAGTACAACTACCTACTAGTACAACTTTACAAATCGACACAGGCACACAGCTTAGCTAGCCATACAGCCATATTAACAGGCATCAACACGTACGTACTGGAGTAGGTAGGACTACTAACTATAACTACGCAGCATGACAACAtacgcatatatatacatacatacatacacacctGCGACGTATACACAACCACGTACTAGTAGCTAATTTCAAGTACAAGAAAATGAGATGAAGTTGATGGTAATCGatgagatggagatggatgggGAGGATTCAGGGGCACTTGGGCCTCTTCCTGGGGCCGGCGGTGAGCATGTCGCGGTAGCAGGGGCACTCGTCGCGCGTCGACCCACTCCCCGTGGGCACGCAGTTGCACTCCTCGCAGCACAGCCCGCACGACCTCAGGCACCCGCtcccccgccccctccccctcccgcaccGCACCGCGCACTTGCTCCCGCAGAACCCTGCAGCAAACGCCAATTTGTAGGCAACGGCACCACGCACGCATCGCAAACTCACAAATCGATCGGTTACCTGAAGCAGCGTCGCAAGGCTGCGGCCACGAggcggccgccaccaccaccaggagGAGAAGCATTAGCAGCGCGGCCCGGCGGGTCTTCATCGTTCGTCTTCGAACACACTCACGCAACACACACCTGAGACCAGCTCTCAGCTCGATCGATCTGCTCTTCTCACCTTGCAAGCCAAGATGGCTAAAGTCGTGGAAGGGGAgcaaagcaaatatgcaatgcagCTCAGGTCCGGAGGAGTACTAGTACAATTACTACTATCCCACATAAAGAGGCCGCTGGGCGCTGTGGGTCTGTGGGCAGGGAAGCATCTGGAGAGCGAGCGACGTGTCGAGCAGCTCGCGTGCCCGGCCTTGGCCAAAGGCGCCGGTGTGGTGTGGCCCACGCTTGCATGCTACTACTCCTCCAAATGTTGTGCCTGACCGGAAACGCTCATCGGTTGCCGCACCGCAACAGCGCGTAATCCGGTCCGTGAACGAGGGCCGCCGGATAATAACGCGCGCGTGACGCGTCCAGCCAAAAGCCCAAAGGTGTTTTCATCAGTAGACGTAGCGTACGACCGTCCGTCCCCGGTGGTAGCTACCTACTGTAGCATGAGACGGTACGGTGTGAAGTgcgacgc
Coding sequences:
- the LOC4333418 gene encoding peamaclein produces the protein MKTRRAALLMLLLLVVVAAASWPQPCDAASGFCGSKCAVRCGRGRGRGSGCLRSCGLCCEECNCVPTGSGSTRDECPCYRDMLTAGPRKRPKCP